The Castor canadensis chromosome 13, mCasCan1.hap1v2, whole genome shotgun sequence genome has a window encoding:
- the LOC109675315 gene encoding olfactory receptor 13C8-like, translating into MERVNNSMLTEFVLVGLSAYPKLQTVFFVLVLWMYLIILLGNGVLISAIIYDFHLHTPMYFFLCNLSFLDICYTSSSVPLILNNFLTVRKKVSFPVCMVQMFLSFAMGATECVLLGMMALDRYVAICYPLRYPVVMAKGAYVPMAAVSWVIGLVDSVVQTSLAMQLPFCTNNVIHHFVCEILAILKLACADISINVTSMAGSNLIVLVIPLLVISISYIFIVVTILRIPSTEGKRKAFSTCSAHLTVVVIFYGTIFFMYTKPKSKTTAGGDSQDIIDAFISLFYGVMTPMLNPLIYSLRNKDVKIAVKSMLGRKNFNFPDER; encoded by the coding sequence ATGGAAAGAGTCAATAATTCCATGTTGACAGAATTTGTCCTGGTGGGGCTTTCTGCCTACCCAAAGCTACAGACAGTTTTCTTCGTGCTAGTTTTGTGGATGTACCTCATAATCCTGCTTGGAAATGGAGTCCTCATCTCAGCAATCATCTATGATTTTCACCTGCACacccccatgtatttcttcctctgtaatCTGTCCTTCCTGGACATTTGTTATACAAGCTCCTCTGTCCCACTAATTCTTAACAATTTTCTAACAGTAAGGAAAAAAGTTTCCTTCCCTGTGTGTATGGTACAAATGTTCCTCTCCTTTGCCATGGGGGCCACAGAGTGTGTGCTTCTAGGCATGATGGCTcttgaccgctatgtggccatctgctacCCACTGAGATACCCTGTTGTCATGGCAAAAGGTGCCTATGTTCCCATGGCAGCTGTTTCCTGGGTGATTGGGCTTGTTGACTCAGTGGTACAGACATCTCTTGCAATGCAGTTACCATTCTGTACTAATAATGTCATTCACCATTTTGTCTGTGAAATTCTGGCTATTCTGAAACTGGCCTGTGCTGATATTTCAATCAATGTGACCAGCATGGCAGGGTCAAATCTTATTGTTCTAGTCATTCCATTACTAGTAATTTCcatatcttatatttttattgttgtcacTATTCTGAGGATTCCTTCCACTGAAGGAAAACgtaaagccttctccacctgctcGGCCCACCTGACAGTGGTGGTCATATTCTATGGAACCATCTTCTTCATGTATACCAAGCCCAAGTCTAAAACCACTGCTGGAGGAGATAGTCAAGACATCATTGATGCCTTCATCTCCCTTTTCTATGGAGTCATGACCCCCATGCTCAATCCtctcatctacagcctgaggaataaGGATGTTAAGATTGCTGTTAAGAGCATGCTTGGTAGGAAAAATTTTAACTTTCCTGATGAAAGATGA